The following coding sequences lie in one Acidimicrobiia bacterium genomic window:
- a CDS encoding SpoIID/LytB domain-containing protein: MKHIRILLLFVMVVSTLAPAIPAQAQTSPPTVTFTGGGFGHAIGMSQYGAYAMAVSGKTSDEIIDTYYTNVARQAHMSLYGTSHPLGSANPSLWVGLAQDVNSIAFSIPSAALGPVDLCQANDGQGAVCPRTDAIPQPGESWEFRRVAGVTNKCEFRRVSSEHIFPPGDCKASVTWGGPGRAEYLNVDGTDYRYGTLRIRQGDVQKESGRFQVSLEVPVEQYLLGLREVPTSWPTAALEAQVITGRTYALEKFDRFYDATQPSAAYNDFISNSRRSYCYCHVLDSTYDQNFRGMDNEKLNASTYPAWVVAVGATASQVVTYGGSLIQAFYSSSTGGNTENSEDVFVTALPYSRSVPDPWSLTSANPKASWEKTVSVATIASVYGFSEISNVTLDHPAPNASMKITGVKSGSLVTETVSIAKKYSKLGLSSPSVSGLFYDPYGGESPYAFTDIADSVHWENINKIAELRITLGCNPPDNTKFCPLAPVTRGQMAAFLTRALGLVDRAPNPFIDDDDSPFQADIEKIAAAGITIGCNPPDNDRFCPDRPVTRAQMAAFLVRAYGFVDRSPDPFTDDDGSIFEADIERLAAAGVTLGCNPPANNQYCPDSSVLRQHMASFLVRAINHNGGG; encoded by the coding sequence TTGAAACACATCAGGATCCTCCTCCTGTTTGTCATGGTGGTGAGCACCCTGGCTCCAGCCATTCCTGCTCAGGCCCAAACTTCGCCGCCGACCGTGACCTTCACTGGGGGCGGTTTCGGACATGCCATCGGGATGAGTCAATATGGCGCCTATGCCATGGCGGTCTCCGGCAAGACGTCGGACGAGATCATCGATACCTATTACACGAATGTCGCTCGCCAAGCCCATATGTCGCTGTATGGCACCTCCCACCCGCTTGGTTCGGCCAATCCAAGTCTCTGGGTAGGGCTCGCCCAGGACGTGAATTCGATCGCCTTTTCGATTCCGTCCGCGGCACTCGGCCCGGTCGATCTCTGCCAGGCCAATGACGGACAGGGCGCCGTTTGTCCGCGTACCGACGCGATACCGCAGCCAGGTGAGTCCTGGGAGTTTCGGCGGGTCGCCGGAGTGACGAACAAATGCGAGTTTCGCCGTGTCAGTTCCGAACACATTTTTCCGCCGGGCGATTGCAAAGCCAGCGTTACTTGGGGCGGGCCCGGCCGGGCGGAATACCTCAACGTTGATGGCACCGACTACCGGTATGGAACGCTGCGGATCCGCCAGGGCGACGTGCAGAAGGAATCGGGCCGGTTCCAGGTGTCTCTTGAGGTGCCAGTTGAGCAGTACCTGCTGGGCCTCCGTGAGGTGCCAACGAGTTGGCCGACTGCGGCGCTCGAGGCGCAGGTCATTACGGGTCGGACGTATGCCCTTGAGAAGTTCGATCGGTTCTACGACGCCACGCAGCCAAGCGCCGCTTACAACGACTTCATCTCTAATTCGCGACGGTCGTACTGCTACTGCCATGTCCTGGACTCAACGTACGACCAGAACTTCCGGGGGATGGACAACGAAAAGCTAAACGCCAGCACGTATCCGGCTTGGGTGGTGGCCGTCGGGGCCACGGCGAGTCAGGTGGTCACCTATGGCGGGTCGTTGATTCAGGCTTTCTACTCGTCTTCGACGGGCGGAAACACCGAAAACAGCGAGGACGTGTTTGTGACCGCACTTCCGTACTCCCGCTCCGTTCCCGATCCCTGGTCTCTTACGTCTGCCAATCCGAAGGCTTCCTGGGAGAAAACCGTATCAGTGGCGACTATCGCCTCGGTCTATGGCTTTTCCGAGATCTCGAACGTCACTCTCGACCACCCTGCGCCGAATGCCAGCATGAAGATCACGGGCGTCAAGAGCGGTTCGTTGGTAACGGAGACTGTCAGCATCGCCAAGAAGTACTCAAAACTCGGCCTGTCGTCGCCCTCTGTTTCTGGATTGTTCTACGACCCGTACGGCGGTGAGAGTCCGTACGCCTTCACCGACATTGCGGATTCGGTGCATTGGGAGAACATCAACAAGATTGCGGAACTCCGCATCACCCTCGGTTGCAACCCGCCAGACAACACCAAATTCTGTCCATTGGCCCCCGTGACTCGCGGCCAGATGGCTGCCTTCTTGACCCGGGCTCTCGGGTTGGTCGACCGGGCTCCCAATCCATTCATCGATGATGACGACTCGCCATTTCAAGCGGACATCGAAAAGATCGCCGCGGCAGGTATCACAATTGGATGTAATCCTCCGGACAACGATCGGTTCTGCCCGGATCGGCCGGTGACGCGAGCACAGATGGCGGCGTTCCTGGTCCGGGCGTACGGTTTTGTGGACCGTAGCCCTGACCCGTTCACCGATGACGATGGGTCGATTTTCGAGGCCGATATCGAGCGGCTGGCGGCGGCCGGGGTAACGCTCGGGTGTAATCCGCCCGCCAACAATCAATATTGTCCGGACTCCTCTGTGCTCCGTCAACACATGGCGTCGTTCCTCGTGAGGGCGATCAACCATAACGGCGGCGGCTAG